Proteins from a single region of Chryseomicrobium sp. FSL W7-1435:
- the gatC gene encoding Asp-tRNA(Asn)/Glu-tRNA(Gln) amidotransferase subunit GatC — translation MATITKEEVRHVAHLARLAITEEEVEHFTEQLAKIVQFADKLNELDTTNVEPTTHVLPLENVLREDKSVAGLDREIMMKNVKEHEAGQVKVPAIME, via the coding sequence GTGGCAACAATCACAAAAGAAGAAGTGCGTCACGTCGCGCATTTGGCACGTTTAGCCATTACTGAAGAAGAAGTGGAGCATTTTACAGAACAACTTGCGAAAATTGTTCAATTTGCTGACAAGTTGAATGAGTTGGACACAACAAATGTGGAACCAACTACACATGTACTTCCACTAGAAAACGTTTTACGCGAAGACAAGTCTGTAGCAGGACTGGACCGCGAAATTATGATGAAAAATGTAAAAGAACACGAAGCAGGCCAAGTGAAAGTTCCTGCCATTATGGAATAG
- a CDS encoding CamS family sex pheromone protein: protein MKKQLGWLAASMILLSACTPNSETEVVQDPEESEARTVVLPSVRLDDNYYSTILPYAESKSRGLVVSNMATKYDIVEVEKGLMRLSQNEFPTDQFFFQEGQYLDRTTISSWLARSNQTEQGLNPDDQGLTGREKAQQAPVYLSHIVEQNYLVLDENTMKLAGISIGLALNSIYYYTEVDYGPVFEQQLSDTQITENGRRIAQEIVTRMRAMPGLEEIPITIGLFKQNSRNAIVPGTYFSYGVSDSGNEIGDWSAINERFVTFPTSDSSEQFRDTDTAFRNFKQDVETYFPNYTSVIGNGFYKDDFLQKLTIDIPIQFFGKAEIIGFTQYVSGLINTHFVTDLPVEINITSIEGEQALIKREANQETPFVHIYE from the coding sequence ATGAAGAAACAATTAGGGTGGTTAGCGGCATCGATGATACTGCTGTCTGCTTGTACACCTAATTCAGAAACAGAAGTAGTCCAAGACCCTGAAGAATCTGAAGCGCGTACGGTTGTCCTACCTTCCGTGCGACTTGATGATAACTATTACTCCACAATTTTACCGTATGCTGAAAGTAAGAGCCGTGGTCTGGTCGTTTCAAATATGGCTACCAAATATGACATTGTCGAAGTGGAAAAAGGACTGATGCGCTTGTCGCAAAACGAATTCCCTACCGATCAGTTCTTCTTTCAAGAAGGACAATATTTGGACCGTACAACGATCAGCTCTTGGCTAGCTCGTAGCAACCAGACAGAGCAAGGGCTGAATCCAGATGATCAAGGACTGACTGGTCGTGAAAAAGCGCAACAAGCGCCAGTTTATCTATCCCATATCGTCGAACAAAACTACTTAGTGTTAGATGAAAACACGATGAAGCTCGCGGGAATCTCGATTGGGCTCGCGCTTAATTCCATCTATTACTACACCGAAGTAGATTACGGACCGGTATTTGAACAACAACTTTCAGATACTCAGATCACAGAAAACGGCCGTCGTATTGCGCAAGAAATCGTGACGCGCATGCGAGCGATGCCTGGATTAGAAGAAATTCCGATCACGATTGGGTTGTTCAAGCAAAATAGCCGAAACGCTATCGTACCAGGAACCTACTTTAGTTATGGCGTTTCTGATAGCGGCAATGAAATCGGTGATTGGTCTGCCATCAATGAGCGTTTTGTGACGTTCCCGACTTCTGATTCAAGTGAACAATTCCGCGATACAGATACGGCATTCCGGAATTTTAAGCAAGACGTCGAAACGTATTTCCCGAATTACACTAGCGTTATAGGGAATGGCTTCTACAAAGATGATTTTTTACAGAAGTTAACGATTGATATACCGATTCAGTTTTTTGGGAAGGCTGAAATCATTGGATTTACTCAATATGTTTCCGGGTTGATCAATACGCACTTTGTTACGGACTTGCCGGTTGAGATCAACATTACGTCAATCGAAGGGGAACAAGCGCTCATCAAGCGTGAGGCTAACCAAGAAACACCGTTTGTTCATATTTACGAGTAA
- a CDS encoding DUF3048 domain-containing protein gives MKKWGISVLCSLVLLAGCIDKEETATDEPIIHEVEEETEGESLNFTTPLSGEPASQELTARPVVVAINNHPLARPQSGLSQADIIVELLAEGNITRLLAVYESEMPGRVGPIRSARDYFIDLANGYSAFFVAHGYSPDAKAMLDRGEIDHVNGMQYDGSYFQRSSDRKAPHNSYSSGENILAAAEAVNATMTLASSQMPRYTFSEQPVSGEVVKELTVRYSTDENFSSTYSFDEETDFYTRISGGQETQDAETGDSLKLSNVIILEVPHQTIDAEGRQALDLEAGGNAWLVRNGTMQQTTWQSDNGLMRLYTGSTEMELAPGQTWIHLIPTARGFDQMVTYTD, from the coding sequence GTGAAAAAATGGGGAATTAGTGTTCTGTGTTCACTTGTTCTGTTAGCAGGTTGTATAGACAAAGAAGAGACCGCAACAGACGAGCCTATTATTCATGAAGTAGAAGAGGAAACTGAAGGAGAGTCGCTAAATTTCACGACGCCACTTTCTGGTGAACCCGCTTCTCAAGAATTAACTGCTAGGCCAGTTGTAGTAGCAATCAATAATCATCCGCTAGCCAGACCCCAATCAGGTCTTTCGCAAGCAGATATCATTGTAGAACTTTTAGCTGAAGGAAACATAACACGTCTGCTTGCTGTATACGAAAGCGAGATGCCAGGACGTGTTGGACCTATCCGAAGTGCTAGAGATTATTTCATTGATCTAGCAAACGGCTACTCGGCATTTTTTGTGGCTCATGGTTATAGTCCAGATGCCAAAGCAATGCTCGACCGGGGCGAAATTGACCATGTCAATGGAATGCAATATGATGGATCGTATTTCCAGCGTTCGTCGGATCGAAAAGCACCTCATAACTCTTATAGCAGTGGGGAGAACATCTTGGCGGCTGCAGAAGCTGTAAATGCCACCATGACACTTGCTTCCAGTCAAATGCCACGCTATACGTTTTCTGAACAACCGGTATCTGGAGAAGTTGTGAAAGAACTTACTGTACGGTATAGTACGGATGAAAACTTTAGTAGCACATACTCGTTTGATGAAGAGACAGACTTTTATACACGAATTTCAGGTGGACAAGAGACACAAGATGCAGAAACAGGTGACAGTCTGAAGTTGTCTAACGTCATTATTTTAGAAGTGCCTCATCAGACAATTGATGCCGAGGGAAGGCAAGCGCTTGATCTTGAAGCTGGCGGCAATGCCTGGCTCGTTAGAAATGGTACAATGCAACAAACTACGTGGCAATCAGATAATGGACTGATGCGACTTTATACGGGTTCTACTGAAATGGAGCTTGCACCTGGGCAAACCTGGATTCATCTAATTCCTACAGCCCGTGGATTTGATCAAATGGTAACGTATACCGACTAA
- the pcrA gene encoding DNA helicase PcrA, with translation MKSISNQLLQGMNPKQEEAVKHTEGPLLIMAGAGSGKTRVLTHRIAYLIVEKQVYPSKILAITFTNKAAKEMRNRIDGILGEGFGDQMWVSTFHSMCVRILRRDADRIGYAKNFSILDSTDQLSVIKAILKQENIDSKKYEPRALLGIISSAKNQLKSASDFLAEMNPMNPYEKIAGQVYTSYERRLKKNQSMDFDDLIMRTIDLFSRVPEVLEFYQNKFHYIHVDEYQDTNKAQYQLVEMLAEKFHNICVVGDSDQSIYRWRGADIGNILSFEKDYPNAKVIMLEQNYRSTKRILQAANEIIGNNKSRYPKVLRTDNSEGEKVQLYRAYNEQEEAQFVVGKIQQLMQDDGLHYKDFAVLYRTNAQSRAMEETLVKSNMNYKIVGGTKFYDRKEIKDLLAYLRLIANNDDDISLARIINEPKRNIGATSFERIVTYALMHDMTVLEALENATLIPGMTGRALKSVSEFFTLIDQLTAMQEYLSVSEIVQEVIDRTGYKEMLQRENSIESESRLENIGEFVTVTKAFEERSEDKTLVSFLTDLALISDIDALDQVPNEDQGTVTLMTLHAAKGLEFPVVFLIGMEENIFPHSRSIGDDDEMEEERRLAYVGLTRAEQRLYLSCAQMRMIFGRSSMNQPSRFIGEISADVIEPVGGERASQVHASVSGNRYIKPRKVAPSHPVYTESGGDKMVWTIGDKAVHKKWGVGTVVSVRGEGENRELDIAFPKPTGIKRLLAKFAPIEKQ, from the coding sequence ATGAAGAGTATTTCAAATCAATTATTGCAAGGCATGAATCCTAAACAGGAAGAAGCCGTTAAACATACAGAAGGACCTTTACTCATTATGGCTGGAGCAGGCTCGGGAAAGACGCGTGTGTTGACTCACCGCATTGCCTATCTTATTGTCGAAAAACAAGTATATCCTTCAAAAATTTTGGCGATTACGTTTACTAATAAAGCGGCAAAAGAAATGAGAAATCGAATTGACGGAATCCTCGGAGAAGGTTTTGGAGACCAGATGTGGGTATCAACGTTTCACTCCATGTGCGTTCGTATCTTACGTCGAGATGCGGACCGAATTGGTTACGCAAAAAACTTTTCAATTTTAGATAGCACCGATCAATTGAGCGTTATCAAAGCCATTTTAAAGCAAGAGAATATAGATTCAAAAAAATATGAACCACGCGCTCTTTTAGGCATTATTAGCAGTGCAAAAAATCAGTTAAAGTCGGCCTCTGATTTTCTAGCAGAAATGAATCCAATGAATCCTTATGAAAAGATTGCAGGGCAGGTCTATACCTCGTATGAACGTCGTTTGAAGAAGAATCAATCGATGGATTTTGATGATTTGATTATGCGAACAATTGATTTGTTCTCACGTGTTCCAGAAGTACTGGAATTCTATCAAAATAAATTTCACTATATTCATGTGGATGAATACCAAGATACTAACAAAGCCCAGTACCAGCTCGTCGAGATGCTCGCTGAAAAGTTTCACAACATTTGTGTGGTCGGTGACTCGGATCAATCGATCTATCGCTGGCGCGGAGCAGACATCGGCAATATTTTATCCTTTGAAAAAGATTACCCGAATGCCAAGGTGATTATGCTCGAGCAAAACTATCGCTCGACAAAACGAATTTTACAAGCTGCCAATGAAATCATTGGCAATAACAAGAGTCGTTATCCAAAAGTATTGAGAACCGATAATTCAGAAGGTGAAAAAGTTCAACTGTATCGTGCTTACAATGAACAAGAAGAAGCACAATTTGTAGTAGGGAAGATTCAACAGTTGATGCAAGACGATGGCCTTCACTACAAAGACTTTGCCGTTCTTTATCGTACAAACGCGCAGTCTCGTGCGATGGAGGAAACGCTGGTCAAATCCAACATGAACTACAAAATCGTTGGCGGGACAAAGTTCTATGACCGAAAAGAGATTAAAGATTTGCTCGCGTACTTACGTTTAATTGCGAACAATGATGACGATATTTCACTTGCACGAATTATTAACGAACCGAAGCGAAACATTGGCGCAACATCGTTTGAACGAATCGTCACGTATGCATTGATGCATGATATGACAGTACTTGAAGCGCTTGAAAATGCTACTTTGATTCCAGGTATGACAGGACGAGCATTAAAATCTGTTTCCGAATTCTTTACACTGATTGATCAATTGACAGCTATGCAGGAATATTTATCTGTGAGTGAGATTGTTCAGGAAGTCATCGATCGTACAGGTTATAAAGAGATGCTACAACGCGAAAACAGCATTGAGTCAGAAAGTCGACTAGAGAATATCGGAGAATTTGTAACAGTTACAAAGGCATTCGAAGAGCGCAGTGAAGACAAGACGTTAGTTTCTTTCTTGACTGACCTTGCCCTGATTTCCGATATTGATGCACTGGATCAAGTACCGAATGAAGACCAAGGTACCGTGACATTAATGACGTTACATGCAGCGAAAGGCCTTGAGTTTCCGGTAGTCTTCTTGATTGGAATGGAAGAAAACATCTTCCCACATAGCCGCTCGATTGGCGACGACGATGAAATGGAAGAGGAACGAAGACTGGCTTACGTAGGCTTGACTCGTGCCGAGCAACGTCTCTACCTGAGCTGTGCGCAAATGCGAATGATCTTTGGTCGTTCTAGCATGAACCAGCCGTCTCGTTTTATTGGTGAAATTTCAGCTGATGTGATTGAACCAGTAGGGGGAGAGCGCGCTAGCCAAGTCCATGCCTCTGTGTCAGGCAATCGCTATATCAAACCCCGCAAAGTGGCGCCAAGCCATCCCGTCTATACAGAATCAGGCGGAGATAAAATGGTCTGGACAATTGGTGATAAAGCCGTTCATAAAAAATGGGGTGTCGGCACAGTTGTCAGCGTACGAGGTGAAGGGGAGAATCGAGAACTCGATATTGCTTTCCCAAAACCCACAGGTATCAAGCGCTTGCTTGCTAAGTTTGCACCGATTGAAAAACAGTAG
- a CDS encoding heptaprenylglyceryl phosphate synthase, with protein sequence MLTDFHEWKHVFKLDPAKSLTDEQLEQICESGTDALIVGGSDNIELDDVLELLMKIRRFALPVCLELSTLDMITPGFDYYLIPSVLNSPHTQWVKDLHHQALVTHGDFMNWDEVFVEGYCILNPDAKVAHLTEAETSLSTDEVVAYARLAENLFRLPIFYLEYSGMFGDPQIVKASKQVLSTTRLFYGGGIETPEQARQMALYADTIIVGNSLYTNLKQALATVKAVKEEL encoded by the coding sequence ATGCTCACAGATTTTCACGAGTGGAAACACGTATTTAAACTAGATCCGGCAAAGTCTTTAACAGATGAACAACTGGAACAAATTTGTGAATCAGGTACAGATGCTCTCATCGTTGGCGGTTCAGACAACATTGAACTGGACGATGTTCTTGAACTACTGATGAAAATCCGCCGATTTGCTCTTCCGGTTTGCCTCGAACTTTCCACCCTCGATATGATTACACCAGGTTTCGACTATTATTTGATTCCCTCGGTACTTAATAGCCCGCACACACAATGGGTAAAAGACCTTCACCACCAAGCCCTAGTCACACATGGTGACTTTATGAACTGGGATGAAGTATTTGTGGAGGGATATTGCATCTTAAATCCAGATGCGAAAGTGGCCCACCTGACAGAAGCTGAAACTTCATTATCTACTGATGAGGTCGTGGCCTATGCAAGGCTCGCGGAAAACTTGTTCCGCCTGCCAATATTTTATCTAGAGTACAGTGGCATGTTTGGTGATCCACAGATAGTGAAAGCTAGCAAACAAGTGCTGTCAACTACGCGATTATTTTATGGTGGTGGAATTGAAACGCCGGAGCAAGCCCGACAAATGGCCCTCTACGCTGATACTATCATCGTCGGCAATAGCCTTTACACAAATTTAAAACAGGCACTGGCTACGGTCAAAGCAGTGAAGGAGGAACTATGA
- the gatA gene encoding Asp-tRNA(Asn)/Glu-tRNA(Gln) amidotransferase subunit GatA: protein MSYFTHTAKQLQEKIAAKELSVRQVTEEAFTRIDAVDADVQAFLALNKEQALTQADEMDQVASEERGPLFGMPIGVKDNIVTAGIETTAASKILQGFNPIYDATVVRKLRAAGMITVGKINMDEFAMGSSNENSAYKKTKNPWNIAHVPGGSSGGSAAAVAAGEVPFTLGSDTGGSIRQPAAFCGVVGMKPTYGRVSRFGLIAFASSLDQIGPITRTVEDNALLLEAISGFDEMDSTSANVEVPKFSEAVGKSIQGLRIGVPKEYMGEGVSEEVRASVLEALKVLEAQGAVWEEVSLPHSEYALATYYLLSSSEASSNLARFDGIRYGYRAEEAKNLLELYKMTRAQGFGDEVKRRIMLGTYSLSAGSYDAYYLKAQKVRTLIKQDFENVFENYDVIVGPTTPTPAFKVGEKVDDPLTMYANDILTIPVNLAGVPGISIPCGFAEGLPLGLQIIGKHFDESTIYQVASAYESATEFHKQTPALWEVNA, encoded by the coding sequence ATGTCTTATTTTACGCACACAGCAAAACAGCTGCAAGAAAAGATTGCGGCAAAAGAACTTTCTGTTCGTCAAGTAACAGAAGAAGCATTCACACGTATTGATGCAGTAGACGCAGATGTTCAAGCGTTTCTTGCCTTAAATAAAGAACAAGCTCTGACACAAGCTGATGAGATGGACCAAGTAGCTAGTGAAGAGCGTGGCCCCCTTTTCGGGATGCCTATTGGAGTAAAGGATAACATCGTAACAGCCGGTATTGAAACGACTGCTGCTAGTAAAATCCTTCAAGGCTTCAATCCAATCTACGATGCAACAGTCGTTCGTAAATTACGTGCTGCTGGTATGATCACTGTCGGAAAAATCAACATGGACGAATTTGCTATGGGTTCTTCTAATGAGAACTCAGCCTATAAAAAAACGAAGAACCCTTGGAATATAGCGCATGTACCTGGTGGTTCATCAGGTGGTTCAGCAGCTGCTGTTGCAGCAGGAGAAGTACCGTTCACACTTGGTTCTGATACAGGTGGTTCTATCCGTCAACCTGCCGCTTTCTGTGGCGTAGTAGGTATGAAACCTACATACGGTCGTGTCTCTCGTTTTGGTCTTATCGCATTTGCGTCATCTCTTGATCAAATTGGACCTATTACACGCACAGTAGAAGACAATGCACTTCTACTAGAGGCTATTTCAGGTTTTGACGAAATGGACTCGACATCTGCCAATGTAGAGGTTCCTAAATTCTCAGAAGCCGTCGGTAAATCTATCCAAGGTTTACGTATCGGTGTTCCTAAAGAATACATGGGAGAAGGCGTTAGTGAAGAAGTTCGTGCATCTGTACTTGAAGCATTAAAAGTATTAGAAGCTCAAGGGGCTGTCTGGGAAGAAGTCTCTCTTCCACACTCTGAGTACGCGCTTGCTACTTACTACTTGCTATCTTCATCAGAAGCTTCGTCTAACTTAGCTCGTTTTGACGGCATTCGTTACGGTTACCGAGCTGAAGAAGCGAAGAACTTATTAGAGTTATACAAAATGACACGTGCACAAGGTTTTGGCGATGAAGTTAAACGCCGTATTATGCTGGGAACTTACTCGTTAAGTGCTGGTTCATACGACGCTTACTACTTGAAAGCGCAAAAAGTGCGTACGTTGATCAAGCAAGACTTTGAAAACGTATTTGAAAACTATGATGTCATCGTAGGGCCGACTACTCCAACACCTGCTTTTAAAGTGGGCGAAAAAGTCGATGATCCATTAACGATGTATGCCAACGATATTTTAACGATTCCAGTCAACCTGGCAGGCGTACCGGGCATTTCTATACCATGTGGTTTTGCAGAAGGTTTACCACTGGGTCTTCAAATTATCGGTAAGCACTTTGATGAGTCTACAATTTATCAAGTGGCATCTGCCTATGAGTCAGCAACCGAATTTCACAAACAGACTCCGGCTTTATGGGAGGTTAATGCATAA
- the ligA gene encoding NAD-dependent DNA ligase LigA yields MEHVETRMKELHDLLHDYGHAYYVLDEPLVSDAVYDQFLRELLELEEQHPSLILPDSPTQRVGGKPLEGFQKVRHRTPMLSLSNAFSAEDLQEFDRRISELVDGAYRYVCELKIDGLAVSLLYEDGKLVRGATRGDGTTGEDITANIRTIRAVPLRLKEKVTLEVRGEAYMPKSSFQALNATREEQQLELFANPRNAAAGSLRQLDPKIAASRQLAVFIYGLGNPEELGIQSHSEALAYLQELGFSMNRETTVCETIEDVQAFIEEWTAKRLELPYEIDGIVIKVDRYDQQEELGFTAKSPRFATAYKFPAEEVVTELLDIEWTIGRTGVVTPTAILQAVQVAGTTVRRASLHNVDLIQQKDVRIGDAVIIRKAGDIIPEVVAVIEQQRKTTAVPYEMPTQCPVCESELVRIEEEVALRCVNPACPAQITEGIRHFASRNAMNIDGLGEKVVEQLFQNQLIHDVADLYTVSGEQLVQLDRMGNKSAENLVRAIEATKQNSLEKLLFGLGIRHIGEKAARLLSEEFGDLDALLGASREQLTAVHEIGDKMADSLVTYFEQPESQALLEKLRDAGVNLSYLGRRIDKEAVADSPFFGKTVVLTGKLEQMGRNEAKEKLLEKGAKVSGSVSKKTDLVIAGEEAGSKLEKATELGIEVWTEQQMMDALAD; encoded by the coding sequence GTGGAACATGTAGAAACACGAATGAAAGAATTGCATGATTTACTGCATGACTATGGCCATGCCTATTACGTATTAGATGAACCGCTCGTATCAGATGCCGTCTATGATCAATTTCTGAGAGAGCTTCTAGAACTGGAAGAGCAACATCCTTCCTTAATTCTTCCGGACTCTCCTACGCAACGAGTCGGTGGAAAGCCACTTGAAGGTTTTCAAAAAGTTCGCCATCGCACACCGATGCTCAGCTTATCCAATGCGTTTTCAGCAGAAGACTTACAAGAGTTTGATAGACGAATCAGTGAACTTGTCGATGGTGCTTACCGCTACGTTTGTGAGTTGAAAATTGATGGATTAGCAGTCAGTCTCCTTTATGAAGATGGAAAACTTGTTCGAGGAGCCACTCGCGGCGATGGTACAACTGGGGAAGATATCACGGCCAATATTCGTACAATCCGTGCCGTGCCACTTCGTCTAAAAGAAAAAGTGACGCTTGAAGTGCGAGGAGAGGCCTATATGCCAAAATCTTCGTTCCAAGCGCTCAATGCCACTCGTGAAGAGCAGCAACTTGAGCTATTCGCTAACCCGCGCAATGCGGCTGCGGGTAGTTTGCGTCAACTAGATCCTAAGATTGCGGCAAGTCGACAACTAGCTGTATTTATTTATGGTCTAGGCAATCCTGAGGAACTGGGTATCCAATCTCATTCTGAAGCTTTGGCGTATTTACAAGAACTTGGATTTTCCATGAACCGAGAAACAACAGTTTGTGAAACAATTGAGGACGTTCAAGCGTTCATAGAGGAGTGGACAGCTAAGCGTTTAGAGCTTCCCTATGAAATTGATGGCATCGTTATTAAAGTAGATCGCTATGATCAACAAGAAGAACTTGGATTTACAGCCAAGAGTCCACGATTTGCCACGGCCTATAAATTTCCGGCAGAAGAAGTCGTGACGGAGTTACTGGATATTGAATGGACGATTGGACGTACTGGCGTTGTCACACCGACTGCCATCTTGCAAGCTGTGCAAGTAGCTGGAACAACCGTAAGACGTGCTTCTCTTCATAACGTCGATTTGATTCAACAAAAAGACGTTCGAATTGGGGATGCCGTCATTATCCGAAAAGCGGGTGACATCATTCCTGAAGTGGTTGCGGTCATTGAACAACAACGTAAAACAACGGCAGTGCCTTATGAGATGCCGACCCAATGTCCAGTTTGTGAAAGTGAATTAGTTCGCATAGAAGAAGAAGTGGCGTTACGTTGCGTGAATCCCGCCTGTCCTGCTCAAATCACGGAAGGCATTCGTCATTTTGCCTCTCGCAATGCCATGAACATTGATGGTCTCGGAGAAAAAGTGGTCGAGCAGTTATTTCAAAATCAACTGATCCATGACGTCGCCGATCTTTACACCGTATCAGGCGAGCAACTTGTGCAGTTGGACCGTATGGGCAACAAGTCGGCAGAAAACCTAGTGAGAGCGATAGAAGCTACCAAACAAAATTCGTTAGAGAAGTTACTTTTTGGGCTTGGTATTCGCCATATCGGTGAAAAAGCCGCCCGCCTTTTGTCTGAAGAATTTGGTGACCTGGACGCTCTGCTCGGAGCAAGTCGCGAACAGTTAACAGCCGTTCATGAAATCGGCGATAAAATGGCAGACTCGCTCGTAACTTATTTTGAACAGCCTGAATCACAGGCGTTGCTTGAAAAACTGCGCGATGCAGGAGTAAACCTGAGTTATTTAGGACGTAGAATTGATAAAGAGGCCGTTGCAGATAGCCCCTTCTTTGGGAAGACAGTCGTTCTTACTGGAAAACTTGAGCAAATGGGCCGCAATGAAGCCAAGGAAAAATTGCTTGAAAAAGGAGCAAAAGTATCTGGCAGTGTCAGTAAAAAGACGGACCTGGTGATTGCAGGGGAAGAAGCGGGCTCTAAATTAGAGAAAGCCACGGAACTTGGTATTGAGGTCTGGACAGAGCAACAGATGATGGATGCACTGGCAGACTAG
- a CDS encoding YerC/YecD family TrpR-related protein, producing the protein MQVEKIKGHQTEQLFKAVLELKNIDECYAFFDDLCTISEIQSLAQRFEVAHLLRLQKTYETIKDQTGASTATISRVRRCFDYGNDTYDEMLGRLYPDEPSFKPTTKGRRS; encoded by the coding sequence ATGCAAGTAGAAAAAATTAAAGGTCATCAAACTGAGCAACTGTTTAAAGCTGTTTTAGAACTGAAGAACATCGATGAGTGCTACGCATTTTTTGACGACTTATGTACAATCAGTGAAATTCAATCGCTTGCACAGCGGTTTGAAGTAGCCCATCTTCTGCGTCTTCAAAAAACGTATGAAACAATCAAAGATCAAACAGGAGCAAGCACAGCCACTATCTCTCGCGTGCGCAGATGCTTTGATTACGGCAACGACACGTATGATGAAATGTTAGGCAGATTGTATCCAGATGAGCCATCATTTAAGCCTACGACAAAAGGTCGCCGCTCCTAA